The sequence ATCAGCGTCGATTTGCCAACGTTGGGGCGGCCCGTCACCGTCAAGCGAATGGGGGCGGCTTCGGCGGGCTCGTCGTCGTCCTCGGTTTCGGGGAAATCGACCAGCGCTTCTTCAATCAAACTGCGGATGCCTTGGCCGTGCGCCGCCGAAATCGGCAGCGGCTCGCCCAGCCCCAGTTCGTGGAACTCGGCCAGATGGGGCGATTCGACCATGCCCTCGGCCTTGTTGACCGTGAGAATGACGCGCTTGTTGGCCTGGCGCAGGAAGCGGGCGATGTCCGCGTCTTGGGCCGACAGCCCCGTGCGCACATCGGTAACGAAGATGACCACATCGGCTTCGGCCACGGCCTGGCGCGTTTGTTTGGCCATTTCCTTGACGATGCCGGTGGACGAATCCGGCTCGAAGCCGCCGGTGTCGATGACGATGAATTCGCGTTTGCCCAGGCGACCGTCGCCGTAGTGGCGGTCGCGTGTGAGGCCCGCGTAGTCGGCCACGATCGCGTCGCGGCTCTTGGTCATGCGGTTGAACAGGGTGGACTTGCCGACGTTGGGCCGTCCGACCAGAGCGATGACAGGTTTCAAGCGTTGCCTTGGAAAAACAAAATCAGGAGGCGTTGACGCGGTAGGCGAAGACACCGCCCCGGCGCGTCACGGCCAGCAGGGTGTCGTTGGGGGCCACGCGCACGGCGATGACCGGTGAGCCGTCGGTGTTGAGGCGCAGCAAGGTGCGGCCATCGTCGCGGGCCAAGACATGCAGGATGCCTTCGCCATCGCCCACCACCACAGCATCCCGCCAGCGGGCCGGGGCGCTCAGCGTGCGGTACAGCAAGGCATCGATCGACCACGCCAAGGTACCGTTGCGGCGCCGGTGGGCGCTGAGTCGATCCATGTCGTCGGTGCTGAACAGCAGCTCGGCATCGGCAGCGATGGGTTGGCCGCCGGTGCTGTTGGCCGTCCACTGCACGCGGGTGGTTTGGGCATCGACACACCCGACGGTGTTTTGGAAGGAGCGCAGGCAGAACACGCTGCCATCGCGCACCGCTGGCCCGACCAGATCGGCCAGGCGTTCGACTTCGTTGGTGCCGCGTGGCGAGGCCATGGCCACATCCCAGCGAATCTTGCCGCTGAGCGGGTCGAGCCCCAGCAAGCGCGCACCTTGGCCGACCAGCAGGGTGTCCTGATAAGGCACCAACACACCGGTTTGCAGCAGGGCCAACGGATCGCCCGGGCGCTTGAACGTCCACAACAATTGGCCAGCGGCGGCATCAAACGCCCGCACGGTGCGGTCGGTGCTGAGCACGAACACGCGCTCGCCAGCCAGCAGCGGTGGTGTCATGACGCGCCCGACCAAGGGGGAACGCCACAGCTCGCGGCCTTGCTGCACCACAACGAGGTGGTTGGTGTCGCGGGTGACCACGGCCAAACGCTGGTCGCCACTGCCCACCGCCGCACTCAACGGCGACTTCAGATCCAGCGACCATTTGACCTCGCCCCGATCCAGCGACACCCCACGCACGATGCCACTGGACGCCGCGACGATGAGCTCATCCCCCTTGATCACGGGGATCAGCGGAAAACGAACCTCCTCGGTGCGCAGCGACCACACCTGGCGCGCCGCGAATGCGGGGGTGTAAGCCTTGAGCGGCGTCGGATCGGGCCGGGTGGATGAGCAGCCGGCCAGCAACGCCAGCGCCGTGAATGCGGCCCCCAGCGCCCGCGAACCCCAACGCCGGGAGGTCATGACGCCTCCTTCACGGTCACGCTGGCGGGCTGGGGCTCGGCGCCTTGGGCGGTCAGTTTGGCTTTGATCACGCGGCGGTATTCGAGCCGATCCGGCAAGGCCGTCCAGGCCGCCGTCCAGGCTTTGACGGCCTCGGCGGTTTTGCCTTGGGCTTGCAACACGTCGCCGCGCCGATCTTGCGCCAGGGCGGTGAAGTCGGGGGCCGTCACGGCGTCGAGGTGCTTGAGCGCGTCGTCGTAGGATTTTTGATCCAGCAGCAGCCCGGCCAAGCGCAGATGCGCCACTTGGCGATGCCCCTCGTCGTGCGCGTTTTGGGCCACCCAATCGAGGGCGGCCCGTGCCGGATCGGCCTGACCGCCATCCACCAGCACCCGCGCTGCCAACAGACCGCCTTGGCCGGCCACCGCTGTGCCGCCGAAACGCTCTTTCAGATCACCGAACACCTTCTGCACTTTGGGCACGTCTTTGGCCTGCGCCGCTTGCTCCAGCTCGTCGAACATGGCCGTGGCCTTGGTGGCTTGCTCACGCTGCCACCAGTTCCAGCCATTCCACGCCGCGAAACCTGCCAGCACCAGCGTGATGACCCAGGTGATGAGGTTGCCGTACTGGTTCCAGAAGGCTTTCAGCTCGTCGAGCTGTTCCTGCTCTTGCAGGTCGAGATTGCTTGCCATGCGTGCTCAGTATGCAGAAAGCCCGACCAGTGGCCGGGCGAGAAAACGATTATCGAGCCGAACTCAACCGCGCAGGCTGGCGGCCCAATCGGCGGCCTCGGCCAGCGGGCGCAGCGTCTGGGCGATGCTGGCGTCGCGCAGCGATTTCACCGTCACTTGGCCTTGCGCCAGCTCGTCGCCGCCAAACACCAAGGCGTAGCGCGCCCCACTGGCGTCGGCTTTCTTGAACTGCGATTTGAAACTGCCCTGCCCGCCCGGCCCCGCCGCGTGCATTTGCACCGACACGCCCTGCGCCCGCAGCGCTTCCACCGTGGTGATCACCTGCGGCAACGCGCCGACGTCGGGCACGATGGCGTAGGCGTCCGGCACGGGCGTGGGCACCGCCACCCCGGCGCCTTCGAGCAGCGCCAGCACGCGCTCGATGCCCAAACCCCAACCCACCGCCGGCGCGGGTTTGCCGCCGATTTGTTCGATCAGCCCGTCGTACCGACCGCCGCCGCACACGGTGCCTTGCGCGCCCAGGCGATCCGTCACCCACTCGAACACGGTGAGGTTGTAGTAGTCCATGCCGCGCACCAGGCGCGGGTTGATGCGATACGGCTGCCCGACCGCCTCCAGCGCCGCCCGCACTGCATTGAAGTGCGCCAGCGAGGCTTCACCGAGGAAGTCCATCAGCTTGGGCGCCGCTTCCACCAGGGCTTGCATGGCCGGATTTTTGGTGTCGAGGATGCGCAGCGGGTTGCTGTAGAGGCGGCGTTGGGCTTCCTCGTCGAGCTGCTCGCGGTGCGCCTCAAAGTGGGCGATCAGCGCCGCACGGTGCGCCTTGCGCTCCTCGGGCTGGCCCAGGCTGTTCAACTCCAACCGCACATCGGTCAAGCCCAACTCACGCCACAGGGCACGCGCCATGAGGATGACTTCGGCGTCCACATCCGGCCCGGCGAAGCCCAGCGCTTCGACGCCCACTTGGTGAAACTGGCGATACCGCCCTTTTTGTGGCCGTTCGTGGCGAAACATCGGGCCGATGTAGAACAGGCGCTTCGGGCCGTCGTACAGCAGCGAATGCTCGGCCACGGCACGCACCACGCCGGCGGTGCCTTCGGGGCGCAACGTCAGCGGATCGCCGTTCAACCGGTCTTCAAAGGAGTACATCTCCTTTTCGACAATGTCCGTCACCTCACCCAAGCCGCGCACAAACAACGGCGTCGGTTCCACGATGGGCGTGCGGATGTTCAGATAACCGTAACGGCGCATGACGCGGCGCACCGCGTCTTCGAGCCATTCCCAGCGCGCCGAATCCGGCGGCAGGATGTCGTTCATGCCTTTGACGGCTTTGAGTTGTTCTGCCATGAAAAATCGTGATGCTTAACTCGACGCGCCAAACCGGCGCTCGATGTACTGTTCAACCAGGGTCTGGAACTCGCGGGCGATGCCGTCACCGCGCAGCGTGAGTGCTTTTTGGCCATCGATGAACACGGGGGCGGCTGGCGCTTCGCCGGTGCCGGGCAGGCTGATGCCGATGTCCGCGTGTTTGCTCTCACCGGGGCCGTTGACGATGCACCCCATCACCGCCACCTTGAGCTGCTCGACGCCGGGGTAGCGTGCGCGCCACACCGGCATCTGCGCACGCAAAAAGTCGTCGATTTGTTTGGCCAGCTCTTGGAACGTCGTGCTGGTGGTGCGGCCACAGCCGGGGCACGCGGTGACGCTCGGATTGAACGTGCGCAAACCCAGCGATTGCAGAATTTCCGAAGCCACCACCACTTCCTGGGTGCGCGACTCGCCCGGCTGCGGCGT is a genomic window of Vitreoscilla filiformis containing:
- a CDS encoding YfgM family protein, which codes for MASNLDLQEQEQLDELKAFWNQYGNLITWVITLVLAGFAAWNGWNWWQREQATKATAMFDELEQAAQAKDVPKVQKVFGDLKERFGGTAVAGQGGLLAARVLVDGGQADPARAALDWVAQNAHDEGHRQVAHLRLAGLLLDQKSYDDALKHLDAVTAPDFTALAQDRRGDVLQAQGKTAEAVKAWTAAWTALPDRLEYRRVIKAKLTAQGAEPQPASVTVKEAS
- a CDS encoding PQQ-binding-like beta-propeller repeat protein — translated: MTSRRWGSRALGAAFTALALLAGCSSTRPDPTPLKAYTPAFAARQVWSLRTEEVRFPLIPVIKGDELIVAASSGIVRGVSLDRGEVKWSLDLKSPLSAAVGSGDQRLAVVTRDTNHLVVVQQGRELWRSPLVGRVMTPPLLAGERVFVLSTDRTVRAFDAAAGQLLWTFKRPGDPLALLQTGVLVPYQDTLLVGQGARLLGLDPLSGKIRWDVAMASPRGTNEVERLADLVGPAVRDGSVFCLRSFQNTVGCVDAQTTRVQWTANSTGGQPIAADAELLFSTDDMDRLSAHRRRNGTLAWSIDALLYRTLSAPARWRDAVVVGDGEGILHVLARDDGRTLLRLNTDGSPVIAVRVAPNDTLLAVTRRGGVFAYRVNAS
- the hisS gene encoding histidine--tRNA ligase, with amino-acid sequence MAEQLKAVKGMNDILPPDSARWEWLEDAVRRVMRRYGYLNIRTPIVEPTPLFVRGLGEVTDIVEKEMYSFEDRLNGDPLTLRPEGTAGVVRAVAEHSLLYDGPKRLFYIGPMFRHERPQKGRYRQFHQVGVEALGFAGPDVDAEVILMARALWRELGLTDVRLELNSLGQPEERKAHRAALIAHFEAHREQLDEEAQRRLYSNPLRILDTKNPAMQALVEAAPKLMDFLGEASLAHFNAVRAALEAVGQPYRINPRLVRGMDYYNLTVFEWVTDRLGAQGTVCGGGRYDGLIEQIGGKPAPAVGWGLGIERVLALLEGAGVAVPTPVPDAYAIVPDVGALPQVITTVEALRAQGVSVQMHAAGPGGQGSFKSQFKKADASGARYALVFGGDELAQGQVTVKSLRDASIAQTLRPLAEAADWAASLRG